One Streptomyces mobaraensis NBRC 13819 = DSM 40847 DNA segment encodes these proteins:
- a CDS encoding protein kinase: MDDYAGRVLADRYRLPLPPSDAFELVETRAFDTYSGQEVLVRQIPLPEVVDAELVEGGPGAPAPGRAGGPGRQPGRTVAGASDPAVRRALDAATAAARIPDHPRLDQVFHVFAEAGSLWIVSELVPARPLAAVLAERTLSPHRAAEVAADVLTALRALHAQGWTHRNITTRTVLVCEDGRAILTGLAAGAAEEALCGYDPVPAGAGTSAGVGVGSGAGGGTGGTGAGGAGPAADGAGAQAGGTRAGGGSAGGGRSGDGHPGDGRPGDGRPGDGRPAPHSARRGPRADAIAAYRAGTLAAARAGRPPTSASTWGGGSAASGTAPAPGTAAPWSADALVGGAAPEPAARTEGETGRPSSADAPAPASWGKTADSAGALAAERARQARMLVVGPVTERWAPEQAWPVREDWQLAPPVGPAADLWALGALLFRAVQGHAPYPEESAAELVRIVCSEPPAYAEECGALRPVVESLMRKDPEERPDFEELRGWLRSLIRSAPEPDVGSRTVTVPPPAPGDPAAVPAAKGGARLPIVRRRGELVRRRRGRGAAAGPAAHGRHKRADRGRPPVPGGVAATGHLQEQHVYAAPPAHRLGRLLLGAVLLLLIGAVLYALLFMPRASESAGAGQTRRTADALSAAPGAGGAVGRSGAPREEEATAETGGAAKGFTLRRDPKGFTVAVAREWRRRGDNERGQVVYADGDFELIVVPGRDKVSEFGADPMAYQQEKEPELAAFRSSSWSASSGLRRVDVGRTAGAEGTFNWNDASGRQVYVRNSAIILDGRYHVIQVLGPMDGQRSVDGFFDQATATYRAGST; the protein is encoded by the coding sequence GTGGACGACTATGCGGGCCGGGTGCTCGCCGACCGGTATCGCCTTCCGCTGCCTCCGTCCGACGCGTTCGAGCTCGTCGAGACGCGCGCGTTCGACACGTACAGCGGCCAGGAGGTGCTGGTCCGGCAGATCCCGCTGCCGGAGGTGGTCGACGCGGAACTCGTCGAGGGCGGGCCCGGGGCGCCCGCGCCCGGCCGCGCGGGCGGGCCCGGCCGGCAGCCGGGCCGGACGGTCGCCGGTGCCTCCGACCCGGCGGTGCGCCGCGCGCTGGACGCCGCGACAGCCGCCGCCCGGATCCCCGACCACCCCCGCCTCGACCAGGTCTTCCACGTCTTCGCCGAGGCGGGCAGCCTCTGGATCGTCAGCGAACTGGTCCCCGCCCGCCCGCTCGCCGCCGTGCTCGCGGAGCGCACCCTCTCCCCGCACCGGGCGGCGGAGGTCGCCGCGGACGTGCTCACGGCCCTCCGCGCCCTGCACGCCCAGGGCTGGACCCACCGGAACATCACCACCCGCACGGTCCTCGTCTGCGAGGACGGCCGGGCCATCCTGACCGGCCTGGCGGCGGGCGCGGCCGAAGAAGCGCTCTGCGGCTACGACCCGGTGCCGGCGGGCGCCGGGACGAGTGCGGGTGTGGGCGTGGGCTCGGGTGCCGGAGGCGGAACGGGCGGTACGGGGGCGGGGGGTGCGGGTCCGGCGGCCGACGGTGCGGGGGCGCAGGCCGGTGGTACGCGAGCGGGCGGCGGGTCCGCGGGAGGCGGGCGTTCCGGTGACGGACACCCTGGTGACGGTCGGCCCGGTGACGGACGCCCCGGTGACGGTCGGCCCGCCCCGCATAGCGCCCGGCGTGGGCCGCGCGCCGACGCCATCGCCGCCTACCGGGCCGGCACCCTCGCCGCCGCCCGCGCCGGACGCCCCCCGACGAGCGCTTCCACCTGGGGCGGCGGCAGCGCCGCCAGCGGCACCGCCCCGGCCCCCGGCACCGCCGCGCCCTGGAGCGCCGACGCGCTGGTGGGCGGCGCCGCCCCGGAGCCCGCCGCGCGCACCGAAGGGGAGACGGGACGCCCGTCGTCCGCCGACGCCCCGGCCCCCGCCTCGTGGGGGAAGACCGCCGACTCCGCCGGGGCGCTCGCCGCCGAGCGGGCCCGGCAGGCGCGGATGCTCGTCGTGGGCCCGGTCACCGAGCGCTGGGCGCCCGAACAGGCGTGGCCGGTACGGGAGGACTGGCAGTTGGCGCCGCCCGTCGGCCCGGCGGCCGACCTCTGGGCGCTGGGCGCCCTGCTGTTCCGCGCGGTGCAGGGCCACGCGCCGTACCCCGAGGAGAGCGCCGCCGAACTCGTCCGGATCGTCTGCTCCGAACCCCCGGCCTACGCCGAGGAGTGCGGCGCCTTGCGCCCGGTCGTCGAGTCCCTGATGCGCAAGGACCCCGAGGAGCGGCCGGACTTCGAGGAGCTGCGCGGCTGGCTGCGGTCCCTGATCCGGTCCGCCCCCGAGCCGGACGTCGGCAGCCGAACGGTCACCGTGCCGCCGCCCGCGCCCGGCGATCCGGCGGCGGTGCCGGCCGCCAAGGGCGGCGCCCGGCTGCCGATCGTCCGCCGCCGCGGCGAACTGGTGCGGCGCCGCCGGGGCCGTGGGGCCGCCGCCGGGCCCGCGGCGCACGGCCGGCACAAGCGGGCCGACCGCGGCAGACCACCGGTGCCGGGCGGCGTCGCCGCCACCGGACACCTCCAGGAGCAGCACGTCTACGCGGCCCCGCCCGCCCACCGGCTGGGCCGGCTCCTGCTGGGCGCCGTCCTGCTGCTGCTCATCGGCGCGGTGCTGTACGCGCTGCTGTTCATGCCGCGCGCCTCGGAGAGCGCGGGCGCCGGGCAGACGCGGCGGACCGCCGACGCGCTGAGCGCGGCGCCGGGCGCCGGCGGCGCGGTCGGCCGCTCGGGCGCGCCCCGGGAGGAGGAGGCGACCGCCGAAACCGGCGGCGCGGCCAAGGGCTTCACGCTGCGCCGCGACCCCAAGGGGTTCACGGTCGCCGTGGCCCGGGAATGGCGGCGCCGGGGGGACAACGAGCGCGGCCAGGTCGTCTACGCGGACGGGGACTTCGAGCTCATCGTGGTGCCGGGCCGGGACAAGGTGTCCGAGTTCGGGGCGGATCCGATGGCCTACCAGCAGGAGAAGGAGCCGGAGCTGGCCGCCTTCCGGTCGTCCTCCTGGTCCGCCTCCTCCGGGCTGCGGCGCGTGGACGTGGGCCGGACGGCCGGCGCCGAGGGCACGTTCAACTGGAACGACGCCAGCGGGCGCCAGGTGTACGTCCGCAACTCGGCGATCATCCTCGACGGGCGCTACCACGTCATCCAGGTGCTGGGACCGATGGACGGACAGCGCTCGGTGGACGGCTTCTTCGACCAGGCGACCGCCACGTACCGCGCCGGCTCGACCTGA
- a CDS encoding VOC family protein, translating into MGAATDGAPRTTPCWADVTLPDVEAGKRFYGGLFGWTFENGDPEAGPYARALHEGAEVAALAPKPDGRMPTAWCVYFSSPDAEATAERIRAEGGQVVTGPAQVGGYGTLLLAADPGGAVFGVWQAAAHRGFGKRGTPGAYGWAEVYTREPVAVDAFYERVFGLTAHDLGKPDEAGEQGEPTESGQGGGFDYAVWTPAGEPLAPENAVGGRAVMDEASFPAAMPAHFLVYFVVADCDEACRAARRLGGRIRREARDSAYGRFAVLTDDQGADFAVVDPARAVEG; encoded by the coding sequence ATGGGCGCAGCGACGGACGGAGCCCCGCGGACCACGCCGTGCTGGGCGGACGTGACCCTGCCCGACGTCGAGGCGGGCAAGCGCTTCTACGGCGGGCTCTTCGGCTGGACCTTCGAGAACGGTGATCCGGAGGCGGGCCCGTACGCCCGGGCCCTGCACGAGGGCGCGGAGGTCGCGGCGCTCGCGCCCAAGCCGGACGGGCGGATGCCCACGGCCTGGTGCGTCTACTTCTCCTCGCCCGACGCCGAGGCCACCGCCGAGCGGATCCGGGCGGAGGGCGGACAGGTCGTCACCGGACCGGCCCAGGTAGGCGGGTACGGCACGCTGCTGCTCGCCGCGGACCCGGGCGGGGCCGTGTTCGGCGTCTGGCAGGCCGCCGCGCACCGGGGGTTCGGCAAGCGCGGCACCCCCGGCGCGTACGGCTGGGCGGAGGTGTACACGCGGGAGCCGGTGGCCGTCGACGCCTTCTACGAACGGGTCTTCGGCCTGACGGCGCACGACCTGGGAAAGCCGGACGAGGCGGGGGAGCAGGGGGAGCCGACGGAGTCGGGGCAGGGCGGCGGTTTCGACTACGCCGTCTGGACGCCCGCCGGGGAGCCGCTCGCGCCGGAGAACGCGGTCGGCGGGCGGGCCGTCATGGACGAGGCGTCCTTCCCGGCGGCGATGCCCGCCCACTTCCTCGTCTACTTCGTCGTCGCCGACTGCGACGAGGCGTGCCGCGCGGCCCGGCGGCTGGGCGGCCGGATCCGGCGCGAGGCGCGGGACTCGGCGTACGGGCGGTTCGCGGTGCTGACCGACGATCAGGGGGCGGACTTCGCCGTCGTCGATCCGGCGCGGGCGGTGGAGGGTTGA
- a CDS encoding glycerol-3-phosphate dehydrogenase/oxidase has translation MRTATLGPAERGEALARMAERELDILVVGAGVVGAGTALDAATRGLTTGLVEARDWAAGTSSRSSKLIHGGLRYLEMLDFALVREALKERGLLLQRLAPHLVKPVPFLYPLQHRGWERLYAGSGVALYDAMSVSSGHGRGLPVHRHLTRKHALRVAPCLRKDALVGALQYYDAQMDDARYVTTLVRTAAAYGAAVANRARVVGFLREGERVVGARVRDLEQGGEYEVRARQVVNATGVWTDDTQQLIAERGQFHVRASKGIHLVVPKDRIHSTTGLILRTEKSVLFVIPWGRHWIIGTTDTDWDLDKAHPAASSADIDYLLEHVNSVLAVPLTRDDVQGVYAGLRPLLAGESDATSKLSREHTVAHPVPGLVVVAGGKYTTYRVMAKDAVDEAVHGLAQKVADCVTEDVPLAGAEGYRALWNGRAQLARRTGLHVARVEHLLNRYGSLVGEVLDLVTADPSLGRPLGGAEDYLRAEVVYAASHEGARHLDDVLTRRTRISIETFDRGTRCAREAAELMAPVLGWDAEQVEKEIAHYEKRVEAERESQLQPDDRTADAARLGAPEIQPLG, from the coding sequence GTGAGGACAGCGACACTCGGGCCGGCCGAGCGCGGTGAGGCGCTCGCCCGGATGGCGGAACGGGAACTCGACATCCTGGTGGTCGGCGCCGGCGTCGTCGGCGCGGGCACCGCGCTGGACGCCGCCACGCGCGGCCTGACCACCGGGCTCGTCGAGGCCCGGGACTGGGCCGCCGGCACCTCCAGCCGGTCCAGCAAGCTCATCCACGGCGGCCTGCGCTACCTGGAGATGCTCGACTTCGCCCTCGTCCGCGAGGCGCTGAAGGAGCGCGGTCTGCTGCTCCAGCGGCTCGCCCCGCACCTCGTCAAGCCCGTGCCGTTCCTCTACCCCCTCCAGCACCGCGGCTGGGAGCGGCTCTACGCGGGCTCCGGCGTGGCGCTCTACGACGCGATGTCCGTCTCCTCCGGCCACGGCCGCGGGCTGCCCGTCCACCGGCACCTCACCCGCAAGCACGCCCTGCGCGTGGCGCCCTGCCTGCGCAAGGACGCCCTGGTCGGTGCCCTCCAGTACTACGACGCCCAGATGGACGACGCCCGTTACGTCACCACCCTGGTGCGCACCGCCGCCGCGTACGGCGCCGCCGTCGCCAACCGGGCGCGGGTCGTGGGCTTCCTGCGCGAGGGCGAACGGGTCGTCGGGGCGCGGGTGCGCGACCTGGAGCAGGGCGGCGAGTACGAGGTGCGGGCCCGGCAGGTCGTCAACGCGACCGGGGTGTGGACGGACGACACCCAGCAGCTGATCGCCGAGCGCGGGCAGTTCCACGTCCGGGCGTCCAAGGGCATCCACCTCGTGGTCCCCAAGGACCGCATCCACTCCACCACCGGGCTCATCCTGCGCACCGAGAAGAGCGTCCTCTTCGTCATCCCCTGGGGACGCCACTGGATCATCGGCACCACGGACACCGACTGGGACCTCGACAAGGCCCACCCCGCCGCGTCCAGCGCCGACATCGACTACCTGCTGGAACACGTCAACTCGGTGCTCGCCGTCCCCCTGACCCGGGACGACGTGCAAGGCGTCTACGCCGGGCTGCGCCCGCTGCTGGCCGGGGAGTCGGACGCGACGAGCAAGCTCTCCCGTGAGCACACCGTGGCGCACCCCGTGCCGGGGCTGGTCGTGGTGGCGGGCGGCAAGTACACCACCTACCGGGTGATGGCCAAGGACGCGGTGGACGAGGCGGTGCACGGGCTCGCGCAGAAGGTCGCCGACTGCGTCACCGAGGACGTGCCGCTCGCCGGCGCCGAGGGCTACCGGGCGCTGTGGAACGGCCGCGCGCAGCTCGCCCGGCGCACGGGCCTGCACGTCGCCCGGGTCGAGCACCTGCTCAACCGGTACGGCTCGCTGGTCGGCGAGGTCCTCGACCTGGTGACCGCCGACCCGTCCCTCGGGCGGCCGCTCGGCGGCGCCGAGGACTATCTGCGCGCCGAGGTCGTCTACGCCGCCTCCCACGAGGGCGCCCGGCATCTGGACGACGTCCTCACCCGGCGTACCCGGATCTCCATCGAGACCTTCGACCGGGGGACGCGGTGCGCCCGGGAGGCGGCCGAACTGATGGCGCCCGTGCTGGGCTGGGACGCGGAGCAGGTGGAGAAGGAGATCGCGCACTACGAGAAGCGGGTGGAGGCCGAGCGGGAGTCCCAGCTCCAGCCCGACGACCGGACGGCGGACGCGGCGCGGCTGGGGGCGCCGGAGATCCAGCCGCTGGGGTGA
- a CDS encoding PQQ-binding-like beta-propeller repeat protein, with amino-acid sequence MEQLTQHDPRRIGPFEVLGRLGAGGMGLVYLARSASGRRVAIKTVRTELAEDQLFRVRFTREVEAARAVSGFYTAAVVDADPRAAVPWLATAYVPAPSLEEIINECGPLPAQAVRWLAAGIAEALQSIHGAGLVHRDLKPSNVLVVEDGPRVIDFGIASGVSNTRLTMTNVAVGTPAYMSPEQARDSRSVTGASDVFSLGSTLVFAATGHAPFHGANPVETVFMLLREGPDLSGLPDELRPLIDSCMQMAAEHRPSPADLQAQLGPHLFASGGGDDSGTASAWLPPDAVSLIERRRAGQRPAAAPARGRSGRSAVPPPPARPPAEPPYDPSRAAQPPSWSDARATGPHHGRPAGAPDPRGASAVASAPAPVPAPVSAPVSAPGQGRHAAAPAPAYADDGSVRLSGAQLPIGPGPRVADAREPYAPSAAGTATGWVRPPGGTAAPAAPDPVANATVDPARWRPWRFRMSNDVWGTPVVAGDLVYVTSFEVHALDVASGRRQFKTRDVAWAMAVADGRIHASDGPTLYALDAADGGERWRLSTDGWVYSLGVDRGTVVTGTRGGGAQAWEAATGELLWETSGLQTDFETPDCGPVVQDGTVFVWADARLRALDARSGTERWSYPVGDTGSCGGVPVRLHAAPDGVVYVAAGTRLLAIDTARGDVRWRFEAPAVFLSPPAVGNGGVYAADYLGTVYALDAAGGQERWRIATEARQSSEPVLVSNGLVHLGSGGALYTLDAVTGTPRWRFAAGGDIVGSPVVADGRVHFGSADHCLYALDATGGQLRWKLATGGEITGTPLAAGGVVYACSKDRCVYALDAAKGTGQARR; translated from the coding sequence TTGGAGCAGCTCACACAGCACGACCCGAGACGGATCGGCCCGTTCGAGGTGCTCGGCCGGCTCGGGGCCGGCGGCATGGGACTGGTCTATCTCGCCCGCTCGGCGTCGGGCCGACGGGTCGCGATCAAGACGGTCCGTACGGAACTGGCCGAGGACCAGCTCTTCCGCGTCCGCTTCACCCGTGAGGTGGAAGCGGCCCGGGCGGTCAGCGGCTTCTACACGGCAGCCGTCGTCGACGCCGACCCGCGGGCCGCCGTGCCCTGGCTGGCCACCGCGTACGTCCCCGCGCCCTCCCTCGAAGAGATCATCAACGAGTGCGGGCCGCTCCCGGCCCAGGCGGTGCGCTGGCTCGCGGCCGGCATCGCCGAGGCGCTCCAGTCGATCCACGGCGCCGGGCTCGTCCACCGCGACCTCAAGCCGTCGAACGTGCTGGTGGTCGAGGACGGACCGCGCGTCATCGACTTCGGCATCGCCTCCGGCGTCTCCAACACCCGGCTGACCATGACCAACGTGGCCGTCGGCACGCCCGCGTACATGTCCCCCGAGCAGGCCAGGGACTCCCGCAGCGTCACCGGCGCCAGCGACGTCTTCTCGCTCGGCTCCACCCTCGTCTTCGCCGCCACCGGCCACGCGCCCTTCCACGGCGCCAACCCGGTCGAGACCGTCTTCATGCTGCTGCGCGAGGGCCCGGACCTCTCCGGCCTGCCCGACGAGCTGCGCCCGCTCATCGACTCCTGTATGCAGATGGCGGCCGAGCACCGGCCCAGCCCGGCCGACCTCCAGGCCCAGCTCGGCCCGCACCTCTTCGCCTCCGGCGGGGGCGACGACAGCGGCACGGCGTCCGCCTGGCTGCCGCCCGACGCCGTCTCGCTCATCGAGCGGCGCCGGGCCGGGCAGCGGCCCGCCGCGGCCCCCGCCCGGGGCCGTTCCGGCCGCTCCGCCGTCCCGCCGCCCCCGGCCCGGCCGCCGGCCGAGCCCCCGTACGACCCCTCCCGCGCCGCCCAGCCGCCGAGCTGGAGCGACGCCCGGGCGACGGGGCCGCACCACGGGCGGCCCGCCGGGGCGCCCGACCCGCGCGGGGCGTCGGCCGTGGCCTCCGCCCCGGCTCCCGTCCCCGCGCCCGTTTCCGCTCCCGTTTCCGCTCCGGGACAGGGCCGGCACGCCGCCGCGCCCGCGCCCGCCTACGCGGACGACGGTTCCGTGCGGCTCTCCGGCGCGCAGCTGCCGATCGGCCCCGGGCCGCGCGTCGCCGACGCCCGCGAGCCGTACGCGCCCTCGGCGGCCGGCACCGCCACCGGCTGGGTCCGCCCGCCCGGCGGCACCGCGGCCCCCGCGGCGCCCGATCCCGTCGCCAACGCGACGGTGGACCCGGCCCGTTGGCGGCCGTGGCGGTTCCGCATGTCCAACGACGTCTGGGGCACGCCCGTCGTCGCCGGCGACCTGGTGTACGTCACCTCCTTCGAGGTGCACGCGCTCGATGTGGCCAGTGGGCGGCGGCAGTTCAAGACGCGGGACGTCGCCTGGGCCATGGCCGTGGCGGACGGCCGCATACACGCCTCCGACGGCCCGACGCTGTACGCCCTCGACGCGGCGGACGGCGGCGAGCGCTGGCGGCTGTCCACCGACGGCTGGGTGTACTCGCTCGGCGTGGACCGCGGCACGGTCGTCACCGGCACCCGCGGCGGCGGCGCCCAGGCGTGGGAGGCGGCCACCGGCGAACTCCTCTGGGAGACCTCCGGCCTCCAGACCGACTTCGAGACCCCCGACTGCGGCCCGGTCGTCCAGGACGGCACCGTCTTCGTCTGGGCCGACGCCCGGCTGCGCGCCCTCGACGCCCGCTCCGGCACCGAGCGCTGGAGCTACCCCGTCGGCGACACCGGCTCCTGCGGCGGCGTCCCCGTCCGGCTGCACGCCGCGCCCGACGGCGTCGTCTACGTCGCCGCCGGCACCCGCCTGCTCGCCATCGACACCGCCCGCGGCGACGTCCGCTGGCGCTTCGAGGCCCCCGCGGTCTTCCTCAGCCCGCCCGCCGTCGGCAACGGCGGCGTCTACGCGGCCGACTACCTCGGCACCGTCTACGCCCTCGACGCCGCCGGCGGCCAGGAGCGCTGGCGCATCGCCACCGAGGCCCGCCAGTCCAGCGAGCCCGTCCTCGTCTCCAACGGCCTGGTCCACCTCGGCAGCGGCGGCGCCCTCTACACCCTCGACGCCGTCACCGGCACCCCCCGCTGGCGCTTCGCCGCCGGCGGCGACATCGTCGGCTCCCCCGTCGTCGCCGACGGCCGCGTCCACTTCGGCTCCGCCGACCACTGCCTCTATGCCCTCGACGCCACCGGCGGCCAACTCCGCTGGAAACTCGCCACCGGCGGCGAGATCACCGGCACCCCCCTGGCCGCGGGCGGCGTGGTCTACGCCTGCAGCAAGGACCGCTGCGTCTACGCCCTGGACGCGGCGAAGGGGACGGGGCAGGCGCGGCGGTGA
- a CDS encoding serine hydrolase domain-containing protein, whose amino-acid sequence MPTRSAFSRLTAAMTALCCTVTALTTACDGDPARSPVQDIVARGPVPGVAELSQDAHGVSRFTTAGVADLRTGRRIRRTDRFRAGSITKTVVATVVLQLAAEGRLPLDAPAAGLLPRPAAARLRREESREGSREGSGRNVTIRQLLTHTSGLFSYTDDAALLRSSFGAGFAGHRFETHPPEALVRTALGHRPYAPPGARYHYSNTDYVLLGMAIRQVTGRSYAEEVRRRVIRRLGLTGTSLPGTRVTLPEPHGRAYSPTPRGGPADVTDLNPSVAGAAGELVSTLPDLNRFLSALLGGELLPAGALRLMRDTGASRGRYGMGLFPVRLPCGVTLWGHNGEINGSYAATMGTADGRHVLTYRANSDAGVDPAAEERLLSAEFC is encoded by the coding sequence ATGCCGACGCGCAGTGCCTTCTCGCGCCTCACGGCGGCCATGACCGCGCTGTGCTGCACCGTCACGGCCCTGACGACGGCGTGCGATGGCGACCCTGCCCGCTCCCCTGTACAGGACATCGTTGCACGAGGTCCGGTTCCGGGCGTCGCCGAGCTGTCACAAGATGCTCACGGTGTCTCCCGGTTCACCACCGCGGGGGTCGCGGACCTGCGCACCGGGCGGCGCATCCGCCGCACGGACCGCTTCCGGGCCGGCAGCATCACCAAGACGGTCGTCGCGACCGTCGTCCTGCAACTCGCGGCCGAGGGCCGGCTGCCGCTGGACGCCCCGGCCGCCGGGCTGCTGCCGCGCCCGGCGGCGGCTCGGCTGCGCAGGGAGGAGAGCCGGGAGGGAAGCCGGGAGGGAAGCGGACGGAACGTCACGATCCGCCAACTCCTCACCCATACCAGCGGTCTGTTCTCCTATACGGACGACGCGGCGCTGCTCCGCTCCTCCTTCGGCGCGGGGTTCGCCGGTCACCGTTTCGAGACGCACCCGCCCGAGGCATTGGTACGGACCGCACTCGGCCACCGCCCGTACGCCCCGCCCGGCGCCCGCTACCACTACTCGAACACCGACTACGTACTCCTCGGTATGGCCATCCGTCAGGTGACGGGCCGTTCCTACGCCGAAGAGGTGCGCCGCCGCGTCATCCGGCGGCTCGGCCTGACCGGCACCAGCCTCCCCGGCACCCGCGTCACCCTGCCCGAGCCGCACGGCCGCGCCTACTCCCCGACGCCCCGGGGCGGACCGGCGGACGTCACCGACCTCAACCCCTCGGTCGCGGGCGCGGCCGGCGAGCTCGTCTCGACCCTCCCGGACCTCAACCGCTTCCTCTCCGCCCTGCTCGGCGGCGAACTCCTCCCCGCCGGCGCCCTCCGCCTGATGCGCGACACGGGCGCCTCGCGCGGCCGGTACGGCATGGGCCTCTTCCCGGTGCGCCTCCCCTGCGGAGTGACGCTGTGGGGGCACAACGGCGAGATCAACGGCTCGTACGCGGCCACGATGGGGACGGCGGACGGGCGGCACGTCCTCACCTACCGGGCCAACTCGGACGCGGGCGTGGACCCGGCGGCGGAGGAACGCCTGCTGAGCGCGGAGTTCTGCTGA
- a CDS encoding TetR family transcriptional regulator: MTGQVRTVDGRVAGRRGQATRQKLLDCLGEMLSSSPYRDVKVIDVARRAGTSPATFYQYFPDVEGAVLELAEEVAREGTSLRELVAGRSWVGKAGRQAAEELVDGFLAFWRRNDAILRVIDLGAAEGDKRFAKIRMRILNAVTDSLTESVKELQAKNKVDKDVSAAAVAGSLVVMLAGVASHQKGFQGWGVKQADLKPNLTLLVHLGITGKKPAR; the protein is encoded by the coding sequence ATGACAGGACAAGTACGCACCGTCGACGGCCGGGTGGCCGGCCGCCGAGGTCAGGCGACGCGACAGAAGCTGCTCGACTGCCTCGGTGAAATGCTCAGCTCCTCCCCCTACCGCGACGTCAAGGTCATCGACGTCGCCCGGCGGGCCGGCACCTCGCCCGCGACCTTCTACCAGTACTTCCCGGACGTCGAGGGCGCCGTTCTGGAACTCGCCGAGGAAGTGGCGCGGGAAGGGACGAGCCTCAGGGAACTCGTGGCCGGCCGTTCCTGGGTGGGCAAGGCGGGCCGGCAGGCCGCCGAGGAATTGGTGGACGGATTCCTCGCCTTCTGGCGGCGGAACGACGCGATCCTGCGCGTGATCGACCTGGGCGCGGCCGAGGGGGACAAGCGGTTCGCCAAGATCCGCATGCGGATCCTCAACGCCGTGACCGACTCCCTCACGGAATCCGTGAAGGAGCTCCAGGCCAAGAACAAGGTGGACAAGGACGTCAGCGCCGCCGCCGTGGCCGGCTCGCTGGTCGTGATGCTGGCGGGGGTCGCCTCCCACCAGAAGGGCTTCCAGGGCTGGGGCGTCAAGCAAGCGGACCTCAAGCCCAACCTGACGCTCCTGGTGCACCTGGGCATCACCGGCAAGAAGCCCGCGCGGTAA
- a CDS encoding ATP-binding protein, which yields MQVLQMQMEVGVDPAEVGRARRWARSRLAGSGIGLDEPLAETLILLISELVTNAVVHTGCPAVLRMFFPGAPGVAGASGVPAVAGPVAGGCGTVRVEVADISARPPRRRCARGDETGGRGLELVDGLADRWGWQQEGSGKRIWCEIDRGPAPARTLPRWNGAFEPQHALTNGA from the coding sequence GTGCAGGTGCTTCAAATGCAGATGGAGGTCGGGGTCGACCCCGCGGAGGTGGGGCGGGCCCGGAGATGGGCGCGGTCGCGGCTGGCGGGGTCCGGGATAGGGCTCGACGAGCCGCTGGCCGAGACGTTGATCCTGCTGATCTCCGAGCTGGTGACCAACGCCGTGGTGCACACCGGCTGTCCGGCCGTGCTGCGGATGTTCTTCCCGGGGGCGCCGGGGGTGGCGGGGGCGTCGGGGGTCCCGGCCGTCGCGGGTCCGGTGGCGGGGGGCTGCGGCACGGTCCGCGTCGAGGTCGCGGACATCAGTGCCCGGCCGCCGCGCCGGCGGTGCGCCAGGGGTGACGAGACGGGCGGCCGGGGCCTGGAGCTGGTGGACGGTCTGGCCGACCGCTGGGGCTGGCAGCAGGAGGGCTCGGGCAAGCGCATCTGGTGCGAGATCGACCGGGGGCCCGCCCCGGCGCGGACGCTGCCCCGCTGGAACGGTGCTTTCGAGCCACAACACGCCCTTACAAATGGGGCGTAG